A genomic region of Lachnoclostridium edouardi contains the following coding sequences:
- the rplR gene encoding 50S ribosomal protein L18: MVSKQSRSEVRVKKHARLRNRFAGTAERPRLAVFRSNNHMYAQIIDDSVGNTLAAASTAEKAVKAELEHTNNVEAAAYVGTLIAKRALEKGINTVVFDRGGFIYHGKVKALAEAAREAGLEF; the protein is encoded by the coding sequence ATGGTTAGTAAACAATCAAGAAGCGAAGTTCGCGTTAAAAAGCACGCTAGATTACGTAATCGTTTTGCCGGTACTGCAGAAAGACCACGTTTAGCTGTGTTCAGAAGTAATAATCATATGTATGCTCAAATTATTGACGATTCAGTTGGTAATACTTTAGCAGCTGCTTCAACAGCAGAAAAGGCAGTAAAGGCAGAGCTGGAACATACAAACAACGTAGAGGCTGCTGCATATGTAGGTACTTTAATTGCTAAGAGAGCATTAGAAAAAGGTATTAACACGGTTGTCTTTGATAGAGGCGGATTCATATATCACGGAAAAGTTAAAGCGCTGGCAGAAGCTGCCAGAGAAGCTGGACTGGAATTCTAG
- the rpsE gene encoding 30S ribosomal protein S5, with protein sequence MKRTIIDASQLELNDRVVAIKRVSKTVKGGRTMRFSALVVVGDGNGHVGAGLGKAGEVPEAIRKGREAATKNLVEIPMDENNSVPHDFIGKFGSATVLLKKAPEGTGIIAGGPARNVLELAGIKNIRTKSLGSNNKTNVVLATLEGLCQMKTPEEVARLRGKSVEEIVG encoded by the coding sequence ATGAAACGTACAATCATTGATGCAAGTCAGTTAGAATTAAATGACAGAGTTGTTGCTATCAAGCGCGTATCTAAAACTGTTAAAGGTGGACGTACCATGAGATTCTCTGCTTTAGTAGTTGTAGGCGATGGCAATGGACATGTAGGCGCAGGTCTTGGTAAGGCAGGAGAAGTTCCGGAGGCAATCCGCAAGGGAAGAGAAGCTGCTACTAAGAATCTGGTAGAAATCCCAATGGATGAAAACAACAGCGTACCACATGATTTTATCGGTAAATTCGGAAGCGCTACAGTATTACTGAAGAAGGCTCCAGAAGGTACTGGTATCATCGCAGGCGGTCCGGCACGTAACGTACTGGAGTTAGCAGGTATTAAGAACATCCGTACAAAATCTCTTGGTTCCAACAATAAAACTAACGTAGTTCTGGCAACTCTGGAAGGACTGTGCCAGATGAAAACTCCAGAGGAAGTTGCAAGACTTCGCGGCAAATCTGTAGAAGAGATTGTAGGCTAA
- the rpmD gene encoding 50S ribosomal protein L30, producing the protein MAEKLKITLVKSPIGAVPKQKATVAALGLTKLNKTVEMPDNGAVRGMIQSVRHLVKVEEA; encoded by the coding sequence ATGGCAGAGAAGTTAAAAATCACATTAGTGAAATCTCCAATCGGGGCCGTTCCAAAGCAGAAAGCAACTGTAGCAGCATTAGGCTTAACAAAGCTTAATAAAACAGTTGAGATGCCAGACAACGGTGCTGTAAGAGGCATGATTCAGAGTGTAAGACACTTAGTAAAAGTAGAAGAAGCATAA
- the rplO gene encoding 50S ribosomal protein L15 encodes MDLSNLRPAEGSKHSDNFRRGRGHGSGNGKTAGKGHKGQKARSGAPRPGFEGGQMPLYRRLPKRGFTNRNTKVIIGINVNALERFDNDAVVTVETLIEAGIVKNPRDGVKILGNGELTKKLTVKVDAFSEGAKAKIEALGGTCEVI; translated from the coding sequence ATGGATTTATCCAATTTACGACCTGCTGAAGGTTCTAAACACAGTGATAATTTCAGAAGAGGACGTGGTCACGGTTCAGGCAACGGCAAAACTGCAGGTAAGGGCCACAAAGGTCAGAAGGCTCGTTCTGGTGCTCCAAGACCAGGCTTTGAAGGCGGTCAGATGCCTTTATACAGACGTCTTCCAAAGAGAGGATTTACCAATAGAAATACAAAAGTTATTATTGGAATTAATGTAAATGCTCTGGAAAGATTTGACAATGACGCAGTAGTTACTGTTGAAACTTTAATCGAGGCTGGGATTGTTAAGAATCCACGCGACGGCGTTAAGATTCTTGGAAATGGCGAGTTAACCAAAAAGCTTACCGTAAAGGTAGACGCTTTCAGTGAAGGCGCAAAAGCTAAGATTGAAGCTTTAGGCGGAACCTG